One genomic segment of Suncus etruscus isolate mSunEtr1 chromosome 15, mSunEtr1.pri.cur, whole genome shotgun sequence includes these proteins:
- the LOC126029772 gene encoding LOW QUALITY PROTEIN: serine/threonine-protein kinase TAO3-like (The sequence of the model RefSeq protein was modified relative to this genomic sequence to represent the inferred CDS: inserted 3 bases in 2 codons), translating into MWDVGDPTRELNKKRTQKEMEHAMLISHDESTRELEYRQLHTLQKLRMDLIRLQHQTELENQLEYNKRRERELHRKHVMELRQQPKNLKAMEMQXKKQFQDTCKVQTKQYKALKNHQLEVTPKNEHKTILKTLKDEQMRKLAILAEQYEQSINEMMASQALRLDEAQEAECQALRLQLQQEMELLNAYQSKIKMQTEAQHERELQKLEQRVXLRRAHLEQKIEEELAALQKERSERIKFLLERQEREIETFDMESLRMGFGNLVTLDFPKEDYR; encoded by the exons atgtgggatgtcggggatccaaCCCGG GAGCTCAATAAGAAGAGGACGCAGAAGGAGATGGAGCACGCGATGCTGATCAGCCACGACGAGTCCACTCGGGAGCTGGAGTATAGACAGCTGCACACGCTACAGAAGCTGCGCATGGACCTGATCCGCCTACAGCACCAGACTGAGCTGGAGAACCAGCTGGAGTACAATAAGAGGCGAGAAAGGGAACTGCACAGGAAGCACGTCATGGAGCTGCGGCAACAGCCCAAAAACTTAAAG GCcatggaaatgc ataaaaaacagTTTCAGGACACTTGCAAAGTACAGACCAAACAGTATAAAGCACTCAAGAACCACCAGTTGGAAGTTACTCCGAAGAATGAGCACAAAACAATCTTAAAGACACTGAAAGACGAGCAGATGCGAAAACTTGCCATTCTGGCAGAGCAGTATGAACAGAGTATAAATGAAATGATGGCCTCACAAGCG TTACGGCTAGACGAGGCTCAAGAAGCAGAATGCCAGGCGCTGAGGCTCCAGCTCCAGCAGGAAATGGAGCTGCTCAACGCCTACCAGAGCAAAATCAAGATGCAAACCGAGGCACAACACGAGCGTGAGCTCCAGAAGCTAGAGCAGAGGGT TCTGCGCAGAGCACACCTTGAGCAGAAG ATTGAAGAGGAGCTGGCTGCCCTTCAGAAGGAACGCAGCGAGAGAATAAAGTTCCTGTTGGAAAGGCAAGAGCGAGAGATTGAGACTTTTGACATGGAAAGCCTCAGAATGGGATTTGGGAATTTGGTTACATTAGATTTTCCTAAGGAGGACTATAgatga